A genomic window from Prunus persica cultivar Lovell chromosome G2, Prunus_persica_NCBIv2, whole genome shotgun sequence includes:
- the LOC18786422 gene encoding PTI1-like tyrosine-protein kinase At3g15890 isoform X2, which produces MKACSFFPRTKMPWNCFCCCCLSQDQEEPAETRVHKNRDYPWDIYSLKDLLHATNSFHHDNKIGEGGFGSVYWGRTSKGVEIAVKRLKTMSAKAEMEFAVEVEILGRVRHRNLLGLRGFYAGGEERLIVYDYMPNHSLITHLHGQLAADCLLDWPRRMSIAIGSAEGLSYLHHEANPHIIHRDIKASNVLLDTEFEAKVADFGFAKLIPDGVTHLTTRVKGTLGYLAPEYAMWGKVSESCDVYSFGILLLEIISGKKPIEKLPGGVKRDIVQWVTPYVQKGLFNQIADSRLKGKFDREQVKSTVLIAMKCTDNSPDNRPTMVEVVAWLKGGIRRRKKEITNHVEETEDEEEVYDETDTDHENYGMEQSDARKNITRARSQRR; this is translated from the exons ATGAAGgcttgttctttctttccaaGGACCAAAATGCCCTGGAACTGCTTTTGCTGTTGCTGCCTCTCTCAAGATCAAGAGGAACCAGCTGAGACCAG GGTGCACAAGAATAGGGATTACCCGTGGGATATATATTCCCTCAAGGACCTTCTTCATGCCACAAACAGCTTCCACCATGACAACAAAATTGGAGAAGGAGGGTTTGGAAGTGTTTATTGGGGTCGAACAAGTAAAGGCGTCGAG ATAGCTGTGAAACGACTAAAGACGATGAGTGCAAAGGCAGAGATGGAATTTGCAGTGGAAGTTGAAATACTCGGAAGGGTGAGGCATAGAAACTTGTTAGGCCTGCGGGGATTTTATGCCGGTGGTGAGGAAAGGCTCATAGTGTACGATTACATGCCTAATCATAGCTTGATCACCCATTTGCATGGCCAACTTGCAGCAGATTGCCTTCTTGATTGGCCAAGACGAATGAGCATCGCCATTGGATCAGCTGAAGGTCTATC GTACCTGCATCATGAGGCCAATCCTCATATAATTCACAGAGACATAAAGGCCAGCAACGTGCTTCTAGACACTGAATTTGAAGCAAAAGTCGCTGATTTTGGATTTGCAAAGCTGATCCCGGATGGTGTAACTCATCTGACTACTAGGGTAAAGGGAACTCTTGGATATCTAGCTCCTGAATATGCCATGTGGGGTAAAGTTTCTGAGAGCTGTGATGTTTACAGCTTTGGGATTTTGCTCTTAGAAATAATTAGCGGAAAAAAGCCGATAGAGAAACTCCCCGGCGGAGTGAAACGTGACATTGTTCAATGGGTCACCCCTTATGTCCAAAAGGGtttattcaatcaaattgCAGATTCAAGGTTGAAGGGCAAGTTTGATCGAGAACAAGTTAAGTCGACGGTCCTGATTGCCATGAAATGCACTGATAACAGTCCCGATAATCGACCCACCATGGTAGAAGTGGTGGCTTGGCTTAAGGGTGGTataagaagaaggaaaaaagagatcACAAATCATGTGGAGGAGACtgaggatgaagaagaagtatACGACGAAACCGACACCGATCATGAAAATTATGGTATGGAGCAATCTGATGCCAGAAAGAATATTACAAGGGCTAGATCACAAAGAAGATGA
- the LOC18786422 gene encoding PTI1-like tyrosine-protein kinase At3g15890 isoform X1 has product MKACSFFPRTKMPWNCFCCCCLSQDQEEPAETSRVHKNRDYPWDIYSLKDLLHATNSFHHDNKIGEGGFGSVYWGRTSKGVEIAVKRLKTMSAKAEMEFAVEVEILGRVRHRNLLGLRGFYAGGEERLIVYDYMPNHSLITHLHGQLAADCLLDWPRRMSIAIGSAEGLSYLHHEANPHIIHRDIKASNVLLDTEFEAKVADFGFAKLIPDGVTHLTTRVKGTLGYLAPEYAMWGKVSESCDVYSFGILLLEIISGKKPIEKLPGGVKRDIVQWVTPYVQKGLFNQIADSRLKGKFDREQVKSTVLIAMKCTDNSPDNRPTMVEVVAWLKGGIRRRKKEITNHVEETEDEEEVYDETDTDHENYGMEQSDARKNITRARSQRR; this is encoded by the exons ATGAAGgcttgttctttctttccaaGGACCAAAATGCCCTGGAACTGCTTTTGCTGTTGCTGCCTCTCTCAAGATCAAGAGGAACCAGCTGAGACCAG TAGGGTGCACAAGAATAGGGATTACCCGTGGGATATATATTCCCTCAAGGACCTTCTTCATGCCACAAACAGCTTCCACCATGACAACAAAATTGGAGAAGGAGGGTTTGGAAGTGTTTATTGGGGTCGAACAAGTAAAGGCGTCGAG ATAGCTGTGAAACGACTAAAGACGATGAGTGCAAAGGCAGAGATGGAATTTGCAGTGGAAGTTGAAATACTCGGAAGGGTGAGGCATAGAAACTTGTTAGGCCTGCGGGGATTTTATGCCGGTGGTGAGGAAAGGCTCATAGTGTACGATTACATGCCTAATCATAGCTTGATCACCCATTTGCATGGCCAACTTGCAGCAGATTGCCTTCTTGATTGGCCAAGACGAATGAGCATCGCCATTGGATCAGCTGAAGGTCTATC GTACCTGCATCATGAGGCCAATCCTCATATAATTCACAGAGACATAAAGGCCAGCAACGTGCTTCTAGACACTGAATTTGAAGCAAAAGTCGCTGATTTTGGATTTGCAAAGCTGATCCCGGATGGTGTAACTCATCTGACTACTAGGGTAAAGGGAACTCTTGGATATCTAGCTCCTGAATATGCCATGTGGGGTAAAGTTTCTGAGAGCTGTGATGTTTACAGCTTTGGGATTTTGCTCTTAGAAATAATTAGCGGAAAAAAGCCGATAGAGAAACTCCCCGGCGGAGTGAAACGTGACATTGTTCAATGGGTCACCCCTTATGTCCAAAAGGGtttattcaatcaaattgCAGATTCAAGGTTGAAGGGCAAGTTTGATCGAGAACAAGTTAAGTCGACGGTCCTGATTGCCATGAAATGCACTGATAACAGTCCCGATAATCGACCCACCATGGTAGAAGTGGTGGCTTGGCTTAAGGGTGGTataagaagaaggaaaaaagagatcACAAATCATGTGGAGGAGACtgaggatgaagaagaagtatACGACGAAACCGACACCGATCATGAAAATTATGGTATGGAGCAATCTGATGCCAGAAAGAATATTACAAGGGCTAGATCACAAAGAAGATGA